TAGCGTGTGCCGCTACCTGGACTGGATTCGAAAAACCATGGAGGACAACTGAGCCCTCGCGCCTTGGACGACCAGGAAAGGAGGGTGGGCGCAGGCCACGAGGGCTGGCAAGGCTCCAGCCTCTAGGGTCTCCGCCGTTCTCTTCGGCTGGCCTGGACACACCTTCTGGATATTCAAGTTCCCAGCTTCTGGGTATTCATTCATACCCGGTCCCCGAGAACTTTCTGAATGCTGGCGGGACCCAGATCGGGAGAAGGTGGGAGAGATTCTCTGTCCCCTCCGATCCAAGGGATGATTTTCCATTAAACGCGCCTCCCTACTGCCTGTTTTGTGAGCTAAAGGATGGGGAACGGGTGCGCGGtggagggcagagagggaagcACCACCGCGTTGCAATTCCCCATAAGCCCCGAGTAGGTCGGCCCTATTGTAGCAAGGCTCCTGGGTTCTGCTTGGGCTGGTGCCGTCGCGCCCAGGGGAAGGGGAAACCGGGTCCCAGCGCCTCCCAAACCTGCCTTTCCGGCATCTGGACCTGTCAGGGGGCAGCCAGTGGGCCGGGCCCATCAGCCCTCAGAAGTCGGGACCGAGAAGACTGACTTGTCTTCCATTCCAGGTTACTggcagccccctcctcccacaaAAACCCAGGCTCCAAATCACTCCTTCCCCAAAGAGTGACGAATGCAGCTGCCAGCTCCTCCCTCAGACCTCAAATCCGGGCCTCCATCCCCCGCCTCCTTCTGACCCAGCAGTCccgggcccccggcccctcccccctcagacccaggggtcccggcccccggcccctcctccctcagacccaggagaaccggcccccggccccgcccccctcagacccaggggtccaggcccccggcccctcccccctcagacccaggagtcccggcccccggccccgcccccctcagacccaggggtcccggcccccggcccctcccccctcagacccaggagtcccggcccccggccccgcccccctcagacccaggagtcccggcccccggccccgcccccctcagacccaggagtcccgcctcccggccccgcccccctcagacccaggatccaggcccccggcccctcccccctcagacccaggatccaggcccccggcccctcccccctcagacccaggagtcccggctcccggccccgcccccctcagacccaggagtcccggcccccggcccctcctccctcagagccaggagtccaggcccccaGTCCCATCCTCCCTCAGCTCCAGGAGTCAGCGGCCCTCACCCCCTCTTCGCTCGGACCAGGATGTCTGGGCCCCCAGCCATTTCTGGTTCAGAGCCGGGAGTCACCAGCGCTAAACTCCTTCGCTCCCAGACCTCAAGAGTGAGAGAGTGCGTAGTGGCTGTGTCAGTGTGCAAGcgtggacaccaagcggggacgCGGAGAGGGGCttggatgaattggaagattgggattgacgcatatatgctaatatgtataaaatagagaagcactgagaacctgctgtgtagcacagggaactctacttcacttccttgtacagtagaaattaacacgacattgtaaaacaattctACCCCAGTTAAAACAAAGAAGTTAGCgattccaggaagccctcctcccTCAAGATTCTCCGCTCGGCCCCTGAGCCTCTCCTCACTCACAAGCAGGGTTCCAGGTCCCCGCCACCCCGCCGGCCCCCAGGTGGGAGGAGACGGAGCAGGAAGCCGGGGGTCCCAGTTCAAAGGCTCCAGAATCTCGTTCCGGGCAGGCAGAGCTGAAGTACGGGCTGCTCTTCCTCTGGAGCCGAATCAGTAGGTAACCCCGCCCGCTGAGCTCTGTAAGGTGAGAGGCCAGAGTTCCCAGACACAGGCATCAGGCCCCCGagccccctcctccagggcccGGGACCTCAGCCTCAGATCCCTTCCTCCTTTGAGACCCCAGAATCAGcaccccagcccctgctctccaaGACTTAGGAGTCCCAGTTCGCAGTTCCCTTTCCCTTCAGACCCGGGCGTCTGGGGAGCCTAATACCCTCCTTCCTTGGCGTGTAGGAATCCAGCCCCTGAGCTCCCAGCTCCTCACATCCAGGAATCTGgggccccagccccttcccccagcGGGACCCAGAACAACTGCCCCAGTATCTCTGCTTCCTCCCCAGTGCCGAGATCCCTAGGATTTTGGTCTCCTTCCTCCTCCGCTCAGCCCCGTGCCCTCTGTCTCCCAGACCCCACCATGGGACATCCCACGCCTGCTGCAGAGTCGGGGTCTGGGTGTTCCCGCTCTCGCTGCTGGAACCCCGGGCCGGTGGGGGGCGCTGGGGGCCCGGAAGTCATCGGTGGAGCACCTGAGCCTGTGGGAATACCGTGGTGGTGGCTGAGAGGGTGCATGTGGTGGTGGCACGCGGGGAGACGGGAAGCACGCGATTACGTGCGGGCGCTTCTGTGGGGCGGCTGGCGGCCCGGTGCACGGGACGGCGGGTAGGATCTGCTGCTATGGCATGAGTGCTCTAAGCCAGCAGGGCTGCCTGCTGAGGggcacagatacacacacaggaGGATACGGGCACGGGGACACATGCTCCggtgtgtgactctgtgtgtggTGACCCACGGCTTCCGGGAGTGTACACGTGTGTCTGTGTCGCAGCGCGTGCGCGCTGGGAGGCGAGCAGCGGAGGGCGGGGTGTGTGTCTCCGCTGGAAAGCACAGTGGTTTTCGTGGCCCCTGCACTGACCCACAGGATGGCGATGCAACCCTCTCCGCGCTGCTGCAGGACACTTGAGAGCGCGGGAGACCAGGGTGCTGCAGGGCCACGAGTGCAGGCCCCATCAGCAGCCTCGGCAGACGGCCTTGTTCCAGGGTGTCCGGCTAATAAGTGGGGATGTTCTCATAGATGACAGCTGTGTCCTCACAGCAGCCCACTATAAAAAAAGTGTGAGTGGATTCCGGGGGCAGAGGTGGGCTGGAGCCTGGGGAAAGAGGGGGCTGGGGCTTTGCTCCGGGAGGCGGGAGCTGGGGACTGGGTCCTCGAGAATGGAGGTCTGAGAGGAGAGGGGACCTGGACTCCTGGGTCTTAGaaaggagggggctgggagccctTATCCCTGCCTGGGTCCCAAACTACCCCCATCATTACAGGAAATACACAGTCTGCCTGGGAGATCACAGTCTGTAGAATGAGGATGGGTCCGAACAAGAAACGGCTGTGGCTCAGCCCATCCCACAGCCCTGCTACAACCGCAGCAACGGGGACCCGAACCATGGTCTGATGCTCATTCGACTGTGTGATCGGGCATCCCTGGGGCCCAAAGTGAAGCCCATCACCCTGGCAGATCACTGCCCTCAAGTTGGCCAGAAGTGCACCATCTCAAGCTGGAGCTCTGTCACCAGCCCCCAAGGtagtgggagggagaggaggagctggTTGGCCCAGTGGACCCCAAGCCATTGGCAAAGCTTCGCCTGTAGAGTagataaagaaaggaaagtgaTCGTGTTGTTGAAGTTCACAAGCGGTCCACGTTAGAAAGCTTAAAGACCAGAATATTAACAGCAGTGGtgggagaaaggaaacaaattaaCAGATTGTTAACAGGGCTCACAaaagtggatggatgaatgaatgagtggatgaatgaatgcatcTCTCCTTTAAGGTGGAGAGTTATGAGACCTTTTATGGGTACAGGATTTTACAGTCTTCACCACAGACTTAGGATACATGGGCTCCTCAGTGGCCCGGGAAAACAggctccctcttctccctcttttttttttttttttttttttttttgtggtacgcgggcctctcactgttgtggcctctcccgttgcggagcacaggctccggacgcgcaggctcagcggccatggctcacgggcccagccgctccgcggcacgtgggatcttcccggaccggggcacgaacccgtgtcccctgcatcggcaggcggattctcaaccactgcgcccccagggaagcccctcttctccctcttgaaCCCAAGATTCCTCGCCCCAGATCCCCTCGGAGTCCAGGCCTTTCCTCCTCCACGACTCACAGTCTaggtccccagccccctcctcactcTGGACCCAAAAGTCTGGACCTCCATGGAGGCCCTCCCTCTGGGGCCTCAGAGTTCAGGTAGCCCCTTTGCCCTGCTTCACAATGAAAAAATTAGGGCTCAGCTCAAAGAGGTGATGTGGTTCGCCAGGAAAGCAAAGTCAGGATTCGGGCCCCTGCCTGTCTGACTCCTAAGAAGACAATGGGATGCTGTGGAAACCTAGCTGCTCATGAATCAGGAAGGTCATTTCAAAGCATGGCTCTGCCCCTTTTCTCTGGGCAAGTCTCTTCCCCACCTCTtgtcctcactttcctcatctacaaaactgGGATAATTATCCAATAGATttttaagctccatgagggctcAGGTGACATCTCTTTTCATTCCTATAGCGCTCAGGGTGGTGACTGGTACACAGtatgtgttcaataaacatttgttgaaagaatgcatggatgaaagaatgaaagcATCCCTCCTTCAAAGagctgttgtgagggttaaatgagatggtgGGCCTATAGCTTCTGGCACATAGAGGTACCTGATAGAATTTTTTCCCTCTCAAGTCTATTCTTCAAAGGTTAATAAGAAAGATTAATTCCACTGTCAATCACCAATTCAACACTTATTTTGTGAGCATCTGATATGCCCCAGGTACTGTAGTGTACAAAGTCTTATGGAGTTGCATGCTAGGTGGGGaaatagacaataaacaaatacatataaaatgaaatattaggtAGAGTCAATTGCTATAATGGAATATCATAGGGGGGAAGAAAATAGGGGGTGATGGAGATGtggtgttttgggggttttttaagaatttttttttgatatggaccagttttttgaaagtctttattgaatttgttacaatattgcttctgttttctgttttggtttttttggccctgaggcatgtgggatcttagccccccgaccagggatcaaagccacaCCCTCTGTATTGGAagaagtcttaactgctggactgccagggaagtcccgagatgtGTTGTTTTAATTAGaacagtcagggaaggcttctagGAAGAGGTGATATTTGGAAGAAGTAGGATTTAGCTGAGGTTGAAGACCTGGTGGTCTGGGAATGGAAGATTAGAAAGGGTCAGAGGTGTCCCAAGGGGACATGTCATCCATGTCCCCAGTCACCTGATCCTGAATTTCTAAAGAACTCAGGGCAAGAAACAAAAGGTAGGGTCCCAAGGTCCTTCTTtaggtggagaaaaagaaacagcaggGGCCATGGCTTTGTTTCATGTGGTGAGAAGTGATGTACCCTGTGAAATGTGTCAGAAAACCCCGTGCAGCTGTGGATACACAGACGGGAGGTTGGATACAGACAGGGATGGAGGGGAAAGCGTTGCCGTCTCTGGGAACTTGCAACCTCTGCCCCCTCAGAGAATTTTCCTGACCCCCTCAACTGCGCAGAAGTAAAAATTATTCCTCAGAAGCAGTGTGAAGACACCTACCCCGGGCAGGTCACAGATAGTACGGTCTGTGCACGTGAAAGCAGTGGGGCTGATACATGCCAGGTGAGTGACTTCTGAAACTCTCTTCTTCCCTCATTCGCCCTGTAGAGACTGGAGGCTTGGCTGTGGGGTGATCCCCGAGAGTCAGCACCCCTACCTCTACAGAGTAGGAAGCAGGTGCAGAGAAGGCCCTCTCTCCCTGCAGGCTACACAGCACAGGAATCAGAATAATTGAATTGTCCTTGTTGTTTTCTTGGGGACGCTTGCCTGCAGGGTGGGGTGCAGGGACAAGGTGGGGATTAAAGCGAGTCGGAGGATAAGTCCACGAAGGAGAGAGTCTGAGTCTAGAGGGCGCGTAACCTCCCTGCCCTCTTTCTCAGTGTTAGTGCCTGGAGTTTGTGCTGACTTTACCGATGATCAGGTAGTCAGCTGTTTTTTCTTCGAGTCCTGACTGGGTTTCCCAGCATGATTGCTTTCTCCTATGGTGGGTTCCTTGGGGAGCAATGCTGACTTCCCAGCTGGCCAGGGAATGGCGCCATCGACTTCAAGGCTCCCTCAGTGAGCTCCCCAACCCCAGGGTGACACATCTTATTTGCCGTAGATATAACACTCTCTTTCCTATTGGCTGCAGCTTCAGTAGCTCCCCTTGGATTTGTCTCCTTCATGGAAGCCCCACCCCCTTTGCTTATGATTGGTCCCTGAAGACAATGCTTCAACGCTTCCTTTCCTATTGGCCAGGAATAGGATAGGATCATTGCCATTAGGGATCCGGCCATGGAATCTAACCTTTCTGGAGGATTCCCTGGAGACAATGGTTTCTTCCCACATGCTTCCACCATTGTCccttgggtgtgtgtg
Above is a genomic segment from Kogia breviceps isolate mKogBre1 chromosome 18, mKogBre1 haplotype 1, whole genome shotgun sequence containing:
- the KLK8 gene encoding LOW QUALITY PROTEIN: kallikrein-8 (The sequence of the model RefSeq protein was modified relative to this genomic sequence to represent the inferred CDS: deleted 2 bases in 1 codon; substituted 1 base at 1 genomic stop codon) translates to MGHPTPAAVGVWVFPLSLLEPRAGHLRARETRVLQGHECRPHQQPRQTALFQGVRLISGDVLIDDSCVLTAAHYKKSVSGFRGQRKYTVCLGDHSLXNEDGSEQETAVAQPIPQPCYNRSNGDPNHGLMLIRLCDRASLGPKVKPITLADHCPQVGQKCTISSWSSVTSPQENFPDPLNCAEVKIIPQKQCEDTYPGQVTDSTVCARESSGADTCQRDSRGSLVCGGVLRGITSWASDPYGGPERSGVYTNICHYLDWTKKTMGSKG